One window of the Amycolatopsis mediterranei genome contains the following:
- a CDS encoding DoxX family membrane protein, whose translation MSRGDDFSQQPTSVLSGVEDDRSDDIPRQGGLGLGLLILRLALGVTMGAHGLQHLFGLFGGPGIGGFARVLETYGYHKQTTLLSWITGITEVGGGVLVIVGLFTPLAAAGLLAVAANAVYAKFHGGFFEGTGRGFEFELLLAASALSLLFTGSGPISLERNTPWRKRPLPLGLVSLLLAAAAAVVVIVLTR comes from the coding sequence GTGAGCAGGGGAGACGACTTTTCGCAGCAGCCCACCAGCGTCCTGTCGGGCGTCGAGGACGATCGGTCGGACGACATCCCGCGCCAGGGCGGGCTCGGCCTCGGCCTGCTGATCCTGAGGCTGGCGCTCGGCGTGACCATGGGCGCGCACGGCCTGCAGCACCTGTTCGGCCTGTTCGGCGGGCCGGGCATCGGCGGGTTCGCGCGGGTGCTGGAGACGTACGGCTACCACAAGCAGACGACGCTGCTGTCGTGGATCACGGGCATCACCGAGGTCGGGGGTGGCGTGCTGGTGATCGTCGGGCTGTTCACGCCGCTGGCCGCGGCCGGGTTGCTCGCGGTGGCGGCCAACGCCGTGTACGCGAAGTTCCACGGGGGGTTCTTCGAGGGGACGGGGCGGGGGTTCGAGTTCGAGCTGCTGCTGGCGGCTTCGGCGTTGAGCCTGCTGTTCACCGGGTCCGGGCCGATTTCGCTGGAGCGGAACACGCCTTGGCGGAAGCGGCCGCTGCCATTGGGATTGGTGTCGCTGCTGCTGGCGGCCGCCGCGGCCGTCGTGGTCATTGTTTTGACACGGTAG
- the ilvD gene encoding dihydroxy-acid dehydratase, translating into MPPLRSRTTTHGRNAAGARSLWRATGMTDSDFGKPIVAIANSYTQFVPGHVHLKDLGEIVAGAVKEAGGVAREFHTIAVDDGIAMGHSGMLYSLPSREIIADSVEYMVNAHQADALVCISNCDKITPGMLNAAMRLNIPVVFVSGGPMEAGKAVVVGGVAQAPTDLITAIAASASTEVDDEGLDVVERSACPTCGSCSGMFTANSMNCLTEALGLSLPGNGSTLATHAARRALFEEAGRTVVELCRRWYEEDDASVLPRSIASKAAFENAMALDMAMGGSTNTVLHILAAAQEGEVDFTIADIDAIGRRVPCLSKVAPNSDYHMEDVHRAGGIPAILGELYRGGLLNTDVWSVHSRDLDSWLGSWDIRAASPSSTAVELFHAAPGGVRTTQAFSTSNRWSSLDTDAAGGCIRDVEHAYTKDGGLAILRGNLAENGAVIKAAGIDEDLWHFEGPARVLESQEEAVSAILKKEIQPGEVLVIRYEGPAGGPGMQEMLHPTAFLKGSGLGKKCALITDGRFSGGSSGISVGHISPEAAAGGLIGLVENGDRILLDIHERRLELLVDESVLAERRAKMEASERPWQPKHRQRPVTAALRAYARMATSADTGAVRDVNK; encoded by the coding sequence GTGCCGCCTCTCCGTTCCCGGACCACCACCCACGGCCGCAACGCGGCCGGCGCGCGCTCGCTCTGGCGCGCCACGGGCATGACCGACAGCGACTTCGGCAAGCCGATCGTGGCGATCGCCAACTCCTACACGCAGTTCGTGCCCGGCCACGTGCACCTGAAGGACCTCGGCGAGATCGTCGCGGGCGCGGTCAAGGAAGCGGGCGGCGTCGCGCGCGAGTTCCACACCATCGCCGTCGACGACGGCATCGCCATGGGCCACTCCGGCATGCTCTACTCGCTGCCCTCGCGCGAGATCATCGCCGACTCGGTGGAGTACATGGTCAACGCGCACCAGGCCGACGCGCTGGTGTGCATCTCCAACTGCGACAAGATCACCCCGGGCATGCTCAACGCCGCGATGCGCCTGAACATCCCGGTCGTGTTCGTCTCGGGTGGGCCGATGGAGGCCGGCAAGGCCGTGGTCGTGGGCGGCGTCGCGCAGGCCCCGACCGACTTGATCACGGCGATCGCGGCGTCGGCGAGCACCGAGGTCGACGACGAGGGTCTCGACGTCGTCGAGCGCTCGGCCTGCCCGACCTGCGGGTCGTGCTCCGGCATGTTCACCGCGAACTCGATGAACTGCCTCACCGAGGCGCTCGGGTTGTCGCTTCCCGGCAACGGCTCGACGCTGGCGACGCACGCCGCGCGCCGCGCGCTGTTCGAGGAGGCCGGCCGGACCGTCGTCGAGCTGTGCCGCCGCTGGTACGAGGAGGACGACGCCTCGGTCCTGCCGCGCTCGATCGCGTCGAAGGCGGCGTTCGAGAACGCGATGGCGCTGGACATGGCCATGGGCGGTTCGACGAACACGGTGCTGCACATCCTCGCGGCCGCCCAGGAGGGCGAGGTCGACTTCACCATCGCCGACATCGACGCGATCGGCCGCCGCGTGCCGTGCCTGTCGAAGGTGGCGCCGAACTCCGACTACCACATGGAAGACGTCCACCGGGCCGGCGGAATCCCGGCGATCCTCGGCGAGCTGTACCGCGGCGGGCTGCTCAACACCGACGTGTGGTCGGTGCACTCGCGCGATCTGGACTCGTGGCTCGGTTCCTGGGACATCCGGGCCGCTTCGCCTTCTTCCACGGCTGTCGAGCTCTTCCACGCGGCGCCGGGCGGGGTCCGCACCACACAGGCGTTCTCGACTTCGAACCGTTGGTCGTCGTTGGACACGGACGCGGCGGGCGGCTGCATCCGCGACGTCGAGCACGCGTACACGAAGGACGGCGGCCTGGCGATCCTGCGCGGCAACCTGGCGGAGAACGGCGCGGTGATCAAGGCCGCGGGCATCGACGAGGACCTGTGGCACTTCGAGGGCCCCGCGCGGGTGCTGGAGAGCCAGGAGGAAGCGGTGTCGGCGATCTTGAAGAAGGAGATCCAGCCGGGCGAGGTGCTGGTGATCCGCTACGAGGGTCCGGCGGGCGGCCCGGGCATGCAGGAGATGCTGCACCCGACGGCGTTCCTCAAGGGCTCGGGCTTGGGCAAGAAGTGCGCCCTGATCACGGACGGCCGGTTTTCCGGCGGCTCCTCGGGCATTTCGGTGGGCCACATCTCCCCGGAGGCGGCGGCGGGCGGCCTGATCGGCCTGGTCGAGAACGGCGACCGGATCCTGCTGGACATCCACGAGCGCCGGCTCGAGCTGCTGGTCGACGAGTCGGTGCTGGCCGAGCGCCGGGCGAAGATGGAGGCGTCCGAGCGGCCCTGGCAGCCGAAGCACCGCCAGCGCCCGGTGACGGCGGCTTTGCGCGCGTATGCCCGGATGGCGACATCGGCGGACACGGGCGCGGTCCGCGACGTGAACAAGTAG
- a CDS encoding PH domain-containing protein translates to MVDTRAAHVTRARPGFEPGVHAVHHFRVAEKQQDEGRKAVFRVPRTSFMAIALLTICVTPIALGEIPYLQWLYLFPIALAVFVVRHRTIATRSGLAVRTMFGHRDIPWSALKGLAITKKSRVQAVLHDDTKVPLPTVRTRHLPVLSLVSEGLVADPSGVLESGDIKPGTSPSE, encoded by the coding sequence ATGGTGGACACCCGCGCGGCGCACGTCACGCGCGCGCGACCCGGGTTCGAGCCGGGCGTGCACGCGGTGCACCATTTCCGCGTGGCCGAAAAACAGCAGGACGAAGGCCGGAAGGCCGTCTTCCGCGTCCCCCGCACGTCCTTCATGGCGATCGCCCTCCTGACGATCTGCGTGACACCGATCGCGCTCGGGGAGATTCCGTACCTGCAGTGGCTCTACCTCTTCCCGATCGCGCTGGCGGTGTTCGTGGTCCGCCACCGCACGATCGCGACGCGCTCGGGGCTGGCGGTCCGCACGATGTTCGGCCACCGCGACATCCCGTGGTCGGCGTTGAAGGGGCTCGCGATCACGAAGAAGTCGCGGGTGCAGGCGGTGCTGCACGACGATACGAAGGTGCCGCTGCCGACCGTGCGGACCCGGCACCTGCCGGTGCTGTCGCTGGTGAGCGAGGGGCTGGTCGCCGACCCGAGCGGGGTGCTGGAGTCCGGGGACATCAAGCCCGGGACGTCGCCGAGCGAGTAA
- a CDS encoding acetolactate synthase large subunit, whose translation MTSATSRSDAKPGPTPGTPGARPKPAPPAGTPVRVTGAQSLVRSLEAVGAEVVFGIPGGTILPAYDPLLDSTKVRHILVRHEQGAGHAATGYAQATGKVGVCMATSGPGATNLVTPLADANMDSVPVVAITGQQSRALIGTDAFQEADICGITMPITKHNFLVTDPIDIPRTIAEAFHLASTGRPGPVLVDIPKDVLQEMTSFSWPTELRLPGYRPTLRPHGKQVREAAKLIAKARRPVLYVGGGVIKAEAHEQLKQLAELTNIPVVTTLMARGAFPDSHPQHLGMPGMHGTVAAVAAMQRADLLIALGARFDDRVTGQLSSFAPDAAIVHADIDPAEISKNRKADVPIVGDCKEIIGELITAVKAEFDHSGQPDLADWWTQADDWRKNYPAGYEWPDDGSLSPQYVIERIGQIVGPDAVYAAGVGQHQMWAAQFVKYENPRTWINSGGLGTMGYAVPAAMGAQFGVPDKQVWAIDGDGCFQMTNQELATCAIEGAPIKVAVINNGNLGMVRQWQNLFYSERYSNTDLGTHKHRIPDFVLLAEALGCAGLRCETKEDVDATIRRAMEINDRPVVIDFVVGKDAQVWPMVAAGTGNDEIMAVRGIRPLFDDDEVSVETTEAAAEAAGEGER comes from the coding sequence ATGACCAGTGCGACGTCGCGCAGCGACGCGAAGCCCGGGCCGACGCCCGGAACGCCCGGAGCACGTCCGAAGCCGGCGCCACCGGCGGGAACGCCGGTGCGCGTCACCGGCGCCCAGTCCCTCGTGCGCTCGCTCGAGGCCGTCGGCGCCGAGGTGGTCTTCGGGATCCCGGGCGGCACCATCCTGCCCGCCTACGACCCGCTCCTCGACTCGACGAAGGTCCGCCACATCCTGGTCCGCCACGAACAGGGCGCCGGCCACGCGGCCACCGGGTACGCCCAGGCCACCGGCAAGGTCGGCGTCTGCATGGCCACCTCGGGCCCGGGCGCGACCAACCTGGTCACCCCGCTCGCCGACGCGAACATGGACTCGGTCCCGGTCGTGGCCATCACCGGCCAGCAGTCCCGCGCCCTGATCGGCACCGACGCGTTCCAGGAAGCCGACATCTGCGGCATCACCATGCCGATCACCAAGCACAACTTCCTCGTCACGGACCCGATCGACATCCCGCGGACCATCGCCGAGGCGTTCCACCTGGCGTCGACGGGCCGCCCCGGCCCGGTCCTGGTGGACATCCCCAAGGACGTGCTGCAGGAGATGACCTCGTTCTCCTGGCCGACCGAGCTGCGGCTGCCGGGCTACCGCCCCACGCTGCGCCCGCACGGCAAGCAGGTCCGCGAAGCCGCGAAGCTGATCGCGAAGGCGCGGCGCCCGGTGCTCTACGTCGGCGGTGGCGTCATCAAGGCCGAGGCGCACGAGCAGCTGAAGCAGCTCGCCGAGCTGACGAACATCCCGGTCGTCACCACGCTGATGGCGCGCGGCGCGTTCCCCGACTCGCACCCGCAGCACCTCGGCATGCCGGGCATGCACGGCACGGTCGCCGCGGTCGCCGCCATGCAGCGCGCCGACCTGCTGATCGCGCTCGGCGCCCGGTTCGACGACCGGGTCACCGGCCAGCTGTCGTCGTTCGCGCCCGACGCCGCGATCGTGCACGCCGACATCGACCCGGCCGAGATCTCCAAGAACCGCAAGGCCGACGTCCCGATCGTGGGCGACTGCAAGGAGATCATCGGCGAACTCATCACCGCGGTGAAGGCGGAGTTCGACCACAGCGGCCAGCCCGACCTGGCCGACTGGTGGACCCAGGCCGACGACTGGCGCAAGAACTACCCGGCCGGCTACGAGTGGCCCGACGACGGTTCGCTGTCGCCGCAGTACGTCATCGAGCGGATCGGGCAGATCGTCGGCCCGGACGCCGTCTACGCCGCGGGCGTCGGCCAGCACCAGATGTGGGCCGCGCAGTTCGTCAAGTACGAGAACCCGCGCACCTGGATCAACTCCGGCGGCCTCGGCACCATGGGCTACGCGGTGCCCGCCGCGATGGGCGCGCAGTTCGGCGTCCCGGACAAGCAGGTGTGGGCGATCGACGGCGACGGCTGCTTCCAGATGACCAACCAGGAACTGGCCACCTGCGCCATCGAAGGCGCGCCGATCAAGGTCGCCGTGATCAACAACGGCAACCTGGGCATGGTCCGGCAGTGGCAGAACCTCTTCTACTCGGAGCGGTACTCCAACACCGACCTCGGGACGCACAAGCACCGCATCCCGGACTTCGTCCTGCTGGCCGAGGCGCTGGGCTGCGCCGGCCTGCGGTGCGAGACGAAGGAAGACGTCGACGCCACCATCCGCCGCGCGATGGAAATCAACGACCGCCCCGTCGTGATCGACTTCGTCGTGGGGAAGGATGCCCAGGTGTGGCCGATGGTCGCCGCCGGCACCGGCAACGACGAGATCATGGCGGTCCGGGGCATCCGGCCGCTGTTCGACGACGACGAGGTTTCGGTCGAGACGACCGAAGCTGCCGCGGAAGCCGCTGGGGAAGGTGAGCGCTGA
- the ilvN gene encoding acetolactate synthase small subunit → MSVHTLSVLVENKPGVLARVSGLFSRRGFNIESLAVGPTENPEVSRMTIVVAVEELPLEQVTKQLNKLVNVIKIVELEQSTAVQRELLLVKVRADNTVRSQVLETVQLFRAKVVDVSPEALTVEATGTSDKIGALLRMLEPYGIRELVQSGMVAVGRGARSITATSPR, encoded by the coding sequence ATGAGCGTCCACACGCTGAGTGTCCTGGTCGAGAACAAGCCCGGTGTGCTCGCGCGCGTGTCGGGCCTGTTCTCCCGCCGCGGGTTCAACATCGAGTCCCTCGCCGTCGGGCCCACGGAAAACCCCGAGGTGTCCCGCATGACGATCGTGGTCGCCGTGGAAGAGCTACCGCTCGAACAGGTGACGAAGCAGCTCAACAAGCTGGTCAACGTGATCAAGATCGTCGAGCTGGAGCAGTCGACCGCCGTGCAGCGCGAACTGCTGCTGGTCAAGGTGCGTGCCGACAACACCGTGCGCAGCCAGGTCCTCGAAACCGTCCAGCTCTTCCGTGCGAAGGTGGTGGACGTGTCCCCGGAGGCGCTCACCGTCGAGGCGACCGGGACGTCGGACAAGATCGGCGCGCTGCTGCGGATGCTGGAGCCGTATGGCATCCGCGAACTCGTGCAGTCCGGCATGGTCGCGGTCGGGCGCGGAGCCCGCTCGATCACCGCAACCTCGCCACGCTAG
- the ilvC gene encoding ketol-acid reductoisomerase, with the protein MAVEIFYDDDADLSIIQGRKVAVIGYGSQGHAHSLSLRDSGVDVRIGLPEGSKSRAKAEEQGLRVLTPAEASAEADLIMILAPDTKQRFIYEQDIAPNLKDGDAIFFGHGFNIRYDLIKPPANVDVAMVAPKGPGHLVRRQFVDGKGVPALIAVEQDASGNAQALALSYAAAIGGARAGVIKTTFTEETETDLFGEQAVLCGGASALVQTGFEVLTEAGYAPEIAYFEVLHELKLIVDLMYEGGIARQRYSISDTAEYGDLTRGPRVISPAVKEEMKKILGEIQDGTFAREWVAEDEAGRPNFTKLEEQGNQHPIEATGKKLRDLMSWVDRPITETA; encoded by the coding sequence ATGGCAGTGGAAATCTTCTACGACGACGACGCCGACCTCTCGATCATCCAGGGGCGCAAGGTCGCTGTCATCGGCTACGGCAGCCAGGGCCACGCCCACTCGCTGAGCCTGCGCGACTCCGGCGTCGACGTCCGCATCGGCCTGCCCGAGGGGTCCAAGTCGCGGGCGAAGGCCGAGGAGCAGGGCCTGCGCGTGCTCACCCCGGCCGAGGCGTCGGCCGAGGCCGACCTGATCATGATCCTGGCGCCGGACACCAAGCAGCGCTTCATCTACGAGCAGGACATCGCGCCGAACCTCAAGGACGGCGACGCGATCTTCTTCGGGCACGGCTTCAACATCCGCTACGACCTGATCAAGCCGCCGGCGAACGTCGACGTCGCGATGGTCGCCCCGAAGGGCCCGGGCCACCTGGTCCGCCGCCAGTTCGTCGACGGCAAGGGCGTCCCGGCGCTCATCGCCGTGGAGCAGGACGCCTCCGGCAACGCCCAGGCGCTCGCCCTCTCCTACGCGGCCGCCATCGGTGGCGCCCGCGCCGGCGTCATCAAGACGACGTTCACCGAGGAGACCGAGACCGACCTCTTCGGCGAGCAGGCCGTGCTCTGCGGTGGCGCGTCCGCGCTGGTGCAGACCGGTTTCGAGGTGCTCACCGAGGCGGGCTACGCCCCGGAGATCGCCTACTTCGAGGTGCTGCACGAGCTGAAGCTGATCGTCGACCTCATGTACGAGGGCGGCATCGCGCGCCAGCGCTACTCGATCTCCGACACCGCCGAGTACGGCGACCTGACCCGCGGCCCGCGCGTCATCTCGCCGGCGGTCAAGGAAGAGATGAAGAAGATCCTCGGCGAGATCCAGGACGGCACGTTCGCCCGCGAATGGGTCGCCGAGGACGAGGCCGGCCGGCCGAACTTCACCAAGCTCGAGGAGCAGGGCAACCAGCACCCGATCGAGGCGACCGGCAAGAAGCTGCGCGACCTGATGTCGTGGGTGGACCGGCCGATCACCGAGACCGCCTGA
- a CDS encoding DUF397 domain-containing protein, with product MSDQPVDDKAHIRHHLDFTKAEWIRAEPEGVTLDDCVEYAFIEHTDGVTYTAMRQSAKPDGVILVFTPGEWDAFVKGVRDGEFDLPEDLAAEA from the coding sequence ATGAGTGATCAGCCGGTCGACGACAAGGCGCACATCCGGCACCACCTCGACTTCACCAAGGCCGAGTGGATCCGGGCCGAGCCCGAAGGCGTCACCCTCGACGACTGCGTCGAGTACGCGTTCATCGAGCACACCGACGGCGTCACCTACACGGCGATGCGGCAGTCGGCGAAGCCGGACGGGGTGATCCTCGTCTTCACGCCGGGGGAGTGGGACGCGTTCGTGAAGGGCGTCCGCGACGGCGAGTTCGACCTGCCCGAGGACCTCGCCGCGGAGGCTTAG
- a CDS encoding nuclear transport factor 2 family protein: MTTPCDVFSALSDGISEGRFSELSALYAEDTVVEHPQAVPRPTRLHGRAAVHERFTSALAGALRLKRKNVVVHETTDPEVIVAEYDYDAESAETGRTISTANIQVLRVRDGLIVHSRDYHDYLRLAVIRDGVDQLVQAYEQAPPRELSPIGPRTSSDPNSRRGVFERLVHGVCDKAGPHLAELYAEPTHVTHPFQPGSAVVRTREELRAHFGQAAAMGVDFEIADLVTYEGTDPEILIAEFAYQGSYGGHPVRIANIFAMRISGGLVVESRDYGDHLGIAGDLGRIPELAAKV; the protein is encoded by the coding sequence ATGACCACACCCTGCGACGTCTTCAGCGCGTTGTCCGACGGGATCAGCGAAGGACGCTTCAGCGAGCTTTCCGCGCTCTACGCCGAAGACACCGTCGTCGAACACCCCCAAGCGGTTCCGCGGCCGACGCGCCTCCACGGCCGCGCCGCGGTCCACGAGCGCTTCACCAGTGCCCTCGCCGGGGCGCTGCGGCTCAAGCGCAAGAACGTCGTCGTCCACGAGACGACCGACCCCGAGGTGATCGTCGCCGAATACGACTACGACGCCGAGTCGGCCGAAACCGGCCGGACGATCTCCACGGCCAACATTCAGGTGCTGCGGGTCCGCGACGGCCTCATCGTCCATTCCCGCGACTACCACGACTACCTGCGGTTGGCGGTCATCCGCGACGGCGTCGACCAGCTGGTCCAGGCCTACGAGCAGGCGCCGCCCCGCGAGTTGTCGCCGATCGGACCACGAACGTCGAGCGACCCGAACAGCCGGCGCGGAGTGTTCGAGCGGCTCGTCCACGGCGTGTGCGACAAGGCCGGACCGCACCTGGCGGAGCTGTACGCCGAGCCGACCCACGTCACGCACCCGTTCCAGCCGGGTTCGGCCGTCGTGCGCACGCGCGAGGAGCTGCGGGCGCACTTCGGGCAAGCCGCGGCCATGGGTGTCGACTTCGAGATCGCCGACCTCGTCACCTACGAGGGCACGGACCCGGAGATCCTGATCGCCGAGTTCGCCTACCAGGGCAGCTACGGCGGCCACCCGGTCCGGATCGCGAACATCTTCGCCATGCGGATCTCGGGCGGCCTGGTGGTCGAGTCCCGCGACTACGGCGACCACCTCGGCATCGCCGGCGACCTCGGCCGGATTCCCGAGCTGGCGGCGAAGGTCTAA
- a CDS encoding ankyrin repeat domain-containing protein: MGTLPAKPSLDQLRKRAKDLARAENVKLAEAQFRIARDHGFPSWPKLQAYVRRVTEHGETLQHPYHQDVGYYAERALGLLASAEDDTPGAKEPFARWNQPLTRDGARAVVAREHGFGSWKALRDHVKSLVDSGEPFARAYRAIEARDPERLETLLGEFPGLVDARGTNGNDLLGMAGATHDERLSRILLDHGADPARGNVHGWTPLHQAAYSNLPLLLDLLLRHGAPVDVSARGDGGTPLVVALFWGNREAAETLAAHSRAPGNLRVAAGLGDLDALDELLASGRGGAHRGFYRPHSGFPRWQPTDDPAEVRNEALAWAARNNRVDALRTLVARGAEVDADVYRGTALAWAAAQGRLDAVRTLLDLGADVNFRGTFGGPTHGEGVTALHLAAQSGHLDVIRTLVENGADLGARDAIYGSTPEKWAEVGEQPAAQDLLR; the protein is encoded by the coding sequence ATGGGCACGCTGCCCGCGAAACCCAGCCTGGACCAGCTGCGCAAGCGCGCGAAGGACCTTGCGCGCGCGGAGAACGTCAAACTCGCCGAAGCGCAGTTCCGCATCGCGCGGGACCACGGCTTCCCGAGCTGGCCGAAGCTGCAGGCCTACGTCCGGCGCGTCACCGAGCACGGGGAAACCCTGCAGCACCCCTACCACCAGGACGTCGGCTACTACGCCGAACGCGCGCTCGGTCTGCTCGCCTCGGCGGAGGACGACACGCCCGGCGCGAAGGAGCCGTTCGCCCGCTGGAACCAGCCGCTCACCCGCGACGGCGCCCGCGCGGTCGTCGCGCGTGAGCACGGTTTCGGTTCCTGGAAAGCACTTCGCGACCACGTAAAGTCTCTTGTGGACAGTGGCGAGCCGTTCGCCCGCGCGTACCGGGCGATCGAGGCACGGGATCCCGAGCGGCTCGAAACGCTGCTCGGCGAGTTCCCCGGGCTCGTCGACGCCCGCGGCACCAACGGCAACGACCTGCTCGGCATGGCCGGCGCCACGCACGACGAGCGGCTCAGCCGGATCCTCCTCGACCACGGCGCCGATCCGGCCCGCGGCAACGTCCACGGCTGGACACCCCTGCACCAAGCCGCCTACAGCAACCTGCCGCTCCTGCTCGACCTGCTCCTGCGGCACGGCGCACCCGTCGACGTCTCAGCCCGCGGAGATGGCGGCACGCCCCTGGTCGTCGCCCTCTTCTGGGGAAACCGCGAAGCCGCGGAGACCTTGGCCGCGCACAGCCGCGCGCCGGGCAACCTGCGCGTCGCGGCCGGGCTCGGCGACCTCGACGCCCTCGACGAACTCCTGGCCTCGGGCCGCGGCGGCGCCCACCGCGGGTTCTACCGGCCCCACAGCGGTTTCCCGCGCTGGCAGCCGACGGACGACCCCGCCGAAGTGAGGAACGAGGCCCTCGCCTGGGCGGCGCGCAACAACCGGGTCGACGCGCTGAGAACGCTCGTCGCCCGAGGGGCCGAGGTGGACGCGGACGTCTACCGCGGCACCGCGCTGGCCTGGGCGGCGGCGCAGGGCAGGCTCGACGCCGTCCGGACGCTGCTCGACCTCGGCGCCGACGTGAACTTCCGCGGCACGTTCGGCGGGCCGACCCACGGCGAGGGCGTCACGGCCCTGCACCTGGCCGCGCAGTCCGGGCACCTCGACGTCATCCGCACCCTCGTCGAGAACGGCGCCGACCTCGGCGCGCGGGACGCGATCTACGGCAGCACCCCGGAGAAGTGGGCGGAGGTGGGCGAGCAGCCGGCCGCGCAAGACCTGCTCCGGTAG
- a CDS encoding TIGR03620 family F420-dependent LLM class oxidoreductase: MSVGIWRFFDGAPIGAVRETAAEVEELGFDALWFGEYAGRDAFTQAALLLAATSRLTVATGIARFDRRAPITAEAATRALGEAYPGRFTVGLGGHFAGARPISAMREYLAGMDEAELPALPPPSPRPRRLLAALGPRALDLAAERADGAHPYFVPPEHTALARERLGPGKYLAVEQAVLLDVPPEAAREAAREHVGLYVRQAPHHQANLRRLGFTDADLADGGSDRLVEAIVATGEQAAATRIQAHLDAGADHVCVQILARTEKSYRLLADLRP, translated from the coding sequence ATGAGCGTCGGCATCTGGCGGTTCTTCGACGGCGCCCCGATCGGCGCGGTCCGCGAAACGGCCGCCGAGGTGGAGGAACTCGGCTTCGACGCGCTCTGGTTCGGCGAGTACGCCGGCCGGGACGCGTTCACGCAGGCGGCGCTGCTGCTGGCGGCGACGTCCCGGCTCACCGTGGCCACCGGGATCGCGCGGTTCGACCGCCGCGCGCCGATCACGGCGGAGGCGGCGACCCGGGCGCTCGGCGAGGCCTACCCGGGCCGGTTCACCGTCGGCCTCGGCGGCCACTTCGCGGGCGCACGGCCGATTTCCGCGATGCGCGAGTACCTCGCCGGGATGGACGAGGCCGAGCTGCCCGCCCTGCCGCCGCCGTCGCCACGGCCCCGGCGGCTGCTCGCCGCGCTCGGTCCCCGGGCGCTCGACCTGGCCGCCGAACGGGCGGACGGCGCGCACCCGTACTTCGTCCCGCCGGAGCACACGGCGCTCGCGCGGGAACGGCTCGGCCCGGGCAAGTACCTGGCGGTCGAGCAGGCGGTGCTCCTCGACGTCCCGCCGGAGGCCGCCCGCGAAGCGGCGCGCGAGCACGTGGGCCTGTACGTCCGGCAGGCCCCGCACCACCAGGCGAACCTGCGCCGCCTCGGCTTCACCGACGCCGACCTGGCCGACGGCGGCAGCGACCGCCTGGTCGAGGCCATCGTCGCCACCGGCGAGCAGGCGGCGGCAACCCGGATCCAGGCCCACCTCGACGCGGGCGCCGACCACGTCTGCGTCCAGATCCTGGCCCGCACGGAAAAGTCCTACCGCCTCCTGGCCGACCTCCGCCCGTGA
- a CDS encoding TIGR03620 family F420-dependent LLM class oxidoreductase has product MTLIEDTRTRIGAIGAWLPSAPLAPPPDVERAATRRLADAGYRSVWSGEGPGTREVFAHFGDLLASVSDVVLGTGIANLWARRGATAQKGGATLAHAHPGRFVLGIGAGHAFQATELGEAYRPIDRMRAYLSEMDATEAGNPSPVAFPRVLAAVGPKMLELSRDHADGAHPFAQPVSHTPYARQILGPDKLLIPQQTVLLGNREDARRSVRRRVAQSREYSVTVYLAGWKRLGYTEADIAGPSDRFVDDLVLWGDAPTIAKRLGEVLDAGADHVLLTPSAATFESTVEMLLELAPALR; this is encoded by the coding sequence ATGACCCTGATCGAAGACACCCGGACCCGGATCGGCGCGATCGGCGCCTGGCTGCCGAGCGCGCCACTGGCCCCGCCCCCGGACGTCGAACGCGCGGCGACGCGACGGCTCGCCGACGCCGGCTACCGCTCGGTCTGGAGCGGCGAAGGACCCGGCACGCGCGAGGTGTTCGCCCACTTCGGCGACCTGCTCGCGTCCGTGTCGGACGTCGTGCTCGGCACCGGCATCGCGAACCTGTGGGCCCGGCGCGGGGCGACCGCGCAGAAGGGCGGCGCGACGCTGGCCCACGCCCACCCGGGCCGGTTCGTGCTCGGCATCGGCGCCGGGCACGCGTTCCAGGCCACGGAACTCGGCGAGGCATACCGGCCGATCGACCGGATGCGGGCCTATCTGTCCGAAATGGACGCGACGGAAGCCGGAAACCCGTCGCCGGTGGCATTTCCGCGAGTGCTGGCCGCCGTGGGGCCGAAGATGCTGGAGCTGTCCCGCGACCACGCGGACGGCGCGCACCCGTTCGCCCAGCCGGTCTCCCACACGCCGTACGCCCGACAGATCCTCGGGCCGGACAAGCTGCTGATCCCCCAGCAGACCGTGCTGCTCGGCAACCGCGAGGACGCCCGCCGGAGCGTGCGGCGCCGGGTGGCGCAATCGCGGGAGTACTCCGTCACCGTCTACCTCGCGGGCTGGAAACGGCTCGGGTACACCGAAGCCGACATCGCCGGGCCGAGCGACCGGTTCGTCGACGACCTCGTCCTCTGGGGCGACGCCCCGACCATCGCGAAACGCCTCGGCGAGGTGCTCGACGCGGGCGCGGACCACGTGCTGCTGACGCCGTCCGCGGCCACGTTCGAGTCCACTGTGGAAATGCTGCTCGAACTGGCCCCGGCGCTCCGATGA